Proteins encoded by one window of Arachis hypogaea cultivar Tifrunner chromosome 1, arahy.Tifrunner.gnm2.J5K5, whole genome shotgun sequence:
- the LOC112801129 gene encoding uncharacterized protein isoform X1, with amino-acid sequence MATKKIIAICQYGGQFKTDKDGCLSYKGGDAHAIDIDDQMKFNEFKGEVSEMFNVNADSMSVKYFLPGNRKILISISNDKDLQRMVKFHGDSSIVDIYILIDELVAHEVSNNMPASRSSRTTLSETVVPINTSPTLDVMHDVIDDTIQPMIPIDAPPDGVDDSNQMDMHIDIPIEVSRVLPIESSNDEKRAKWAQQWQNTITGVGQRFNSVHEFRESLRKYAIAHQFAFKYKKNDSHRVTVKCKAEGCLWRIHASRLSTTQLICIKKMHPTHTCEGAVGTTGHQATRSWVASIIKEKLKAYPNYKPKDIVNDIKQEYGIQLNYFQAWRGKEIAREQLQGSYKAAYSQLPFFCEKIMEANPGSLALYTTKEDSSFHRLFLSFHASLHGFQQGCRPLIFLDSIPLKSKYQGTLLAATAADADDGVFPVAFAIVDAESDDNWHWFLLQLQSVLSTSCPITFVAGSEHRLKDSIAEIFEGSFHGYCLRYLTEQLFRDLKGQFSHEIKRLMVEDLYAAAYAAKPEGFQTSLDNIKSISVDAYNWIVQSGPENWANSFFQGTRYNHMTSNFGELFYSWASDADELPITQMVDVIRSKIMELIVARREASDQWVTRLTPSMEEKLSAESRKAHSLQFVLCGSSTYEVCGDTNEVVDLDRWECSCKAWQLTGIPCCHAIAVISGVNRSVYDFCSRFFTSEIYRLTYSEAVLPIQYVDAPAAKDSQLLVTVTPPSTRRPPGRPATKRYGSEDVVKRQLQCSRCKGLGHNKSTCKEQS; translated from the exons ATGGCTACCAAGAAGATAATTGCAATATGTCAGTATGGAGGTCAGTTTAAAACTGACAAAGATGGTTGTTTGTCATATAAAGGCGGTGATGCTCATGCTATTGACATTGATGATCAAATGAAATTCAACGAGTTCAAAGGGGAAGTATCAGAAATGTTTAATGTCAATGCTGATAGCATGTCCGTAAAATATTTCCTTCCCGGAAATAGGAagattcttatttcaatttccaATGACAAGGATCTCCAAAGAATGGTTAAGTTTCATGGGGATTCGAGTATTGTTGACATCTATATCCTTATAGATGAGCTAGTTGCCCATGAGGTGTCAAACAACATGCCTGCCAGTAG GTCAAGCAGAACTACTTTGTCTGAAACAGTGGTGCCAATCAATACCTCTCCAACACTTGATGTTATGCATGATGTCATAGATGACACCATCCAGCCAATGATTCCAATCGATGCTCCACCTGACGGTGTTGATGATAGCAATCAAATGGATATGCATATAGACATTCCTATTGAAGTTTCTCGTGTTCTCCCCATTGAATCCTCAAATGATGAAAAGCGTGCTAAATGGGCACAACAATGGCAGAATACTATAACGGGTGTGGGTCAAAGGTTCAACAGTGTACATGAGTTTCGGGAATCATTGCGGAAATATGCAATTGCTCACCAATTTgcctttaaatataaaaaaaatgatagcCATCGTGTGACTGTCAAATGTAAAGCAGAAGGTTGCCTTTGGAGAATCCATGCGTCAAGATTGTCAACTACTCAGTTGATATGTATCAAGAAAATGCATCCAACTCATACTTGTGAAGGGGCTGTGGGAACGACAGGGCATCAAGCAACTAGGAGTTGGGTGGCCAGTATAATAAAGGAGAAACTGAAAGCTTATCCTAACTATAAGCCCAAGGATATTGTTAATGACATCAAACAAGAATATGGAATTCAGCTTAACTACTTCCAGGCTTGGCGGGGGAAGGAGATTGCAAGGGAGCAGCTTCAGGGTTCATATAAAGCAGCATATAGTCAGTTACCTTTCTTTTGTGAGAAAATAATGGAGGCCAATCCCGGAAGTCTAGCTTTGTACACTACAAAGGAAGACTCGAGCTTCCATCGTCTCTTTCTATCATTTCATGCTTCTTTGCATGGTTTCCAACAGGGTTGCCGACCGTTGATTTTCCTTGATAGCATTCCATTGAAGTCAAAATACCAAGGAACCTTGTTAGCAGCAACAGCTGCCGATGCTGATGATGGTGTATTCCCTGTTGCTTTTGCCATTGTTGATGCTGAATCTGATGATAACTGGCATTGGTTTTTACTTCAGCTCCAATCAGTGCTGTCAACATCTTGTCCCATAACGTTTGTTGCAGGCAGTGAGCACAGGCTAAAAGATTCAATTGCCGAGATATTTGAAGGCTCGTTTCATGGATACTGCCTCCGATACTTAACTGAGCAACTATTTAGAGACTTGAAAGGACAGTTTTCTCATGAGATAAAACGGTTAATGGTCGAGGATTTATATGCTGCTGCTTATGCAGCCAAACCTGAAGGCTTCCAAACCAGTTTGGATAACATTAAAAGTATTTCTGTAGATGCTTATAATTGGATTGTGCAAAGTGGACCTGAGAATTGGGCGAATTCATTTTTTCAGGGTACTAGGTATAATCACATGACATCAAACTTTGGTGAACTGTTCTATAGTTGGGCTTCAGATGCAGATGAATTACCAATAACACAGATGGTTGATGTGATAAGAAGTAAGATCATGGAGTTGATTGTTGCCAGAAGAGAAGCATCTGATCAATGGGTGACTAGGCTGACTCCATCCATGGAGGAAAAGCTTAGTGCGGAAAGCCGGAAAGCTCATTCACTTCAATTTGTATTATGTGGCAGCAGCACGTATGAAGTTTGCGGTGACACCAATGAGGTGGTCGATCTTGACCGATGGGAATGTAGTTGTAAAGCCTGGCAGCTGACTGGTATACCATGCTGCCATGCTATTGCTGTTATCAGCGGTGTCAACCGGAGTGTGTATGATTTTTGCTCTAGATTTTTCACAAGCGAGATATACAGATTGACTTATTCAGAGGCTGTGCTGCCAATTCAATATGTAGATGCGCCTGCTGCAAAAGATTCTCAGCTTTTGGTAACAGTTACACCCCCTTCTACCCGACGACCACCAGGCCGACCGGCAACAAAGCGATATGGCTCTGAAGATGTAGTCAAGCGCCAACTCCAATGCAGCCGATGCAAAGGATTAGGGCACAACAAGTCCACTTGCAAGGAGCAATCATAG
- the LOC112801129 gene encoding uncharacterized protein isoform X2 produces MHDVIDDTIQPMIPIDAPPDGVDDSNQMDMHIDIPIEVSRVLPIESSNDEKRAKWAQQWQNTITGVGQRFNSVHEFRESLRKYAIAHQFAFKYKKNDSHRVTVKCKAEGCLWRIHASRLSTTQLICIKKMHPTHTCEGAVGTTGHQATRSWVASIIKEKLKAYPNYKPKDIVNDIKQEYGIQLNYFQAWRGKEIAREQLQGSYKAAYSQLPFFCEKIMEANPGSLALYTTKEDSSFHRLFLSFHASLHGFQQGCRPLIFLDSIPLKSKYQGTLLAATAADADDGVFPVAFAIVDAESDDNWHWFLLQLQSVLSTSCPITFVAGSEHRLKDSIAEIFEGSFHGYCLRYLTEQLFRDLKGQFSHEIKRLMVEDLYAAAYAAKPEGFQTSLDNIKSISVDAYNWIVQSGPENWANSFFQGTRYNHMTSNFGELFYSWASDADELPITQMVDVIRSKIMELIVARREASDQWVTRLTPSMEEKLSAESRKAHSLQFVLCGSSTYEVCGDTNEVVDLDRWECSCKAWQLTGIPCCHAIAVISGVNRSVYDFCSRFFTSEIYRLTYSEAVLPIQYVDAPAAKDSQLLVTVTPPSTRRPPGRPATKRYGSEDVVKRQLQCSRCKGLGHNKSTCKEQS; encoded by the coding sequence ATGCATGATGTCATAGATGACACCATCCAGCCAATGATTCCAATCGATGCTCCACCTGACGGTGTTGATGATAGCAATCAAATGGATATGCATATAGACATTCCTATTGAAGTTTCTCGTGTTCTCCCCATTGAATCCTCAAATGATGAAAAGCGTGCTAAATGGGCACAACAATGGCAGAATACTATAACGGGTGTGGGTCAAAGGTTCAACAGTGTACATGAGTTTCGGGAATCATTGCGGAAATATGCAATTGCTCACCAATTTgcctttaaatataaaaaaaatgatagcCATCGTGTGACTGTCAAATGTAAAGCAGAAGGTTGCCTTTGGAGAATCCATGCGTCAAGATTGTCAACTACTCAGTTGATATGTATCAAGAAAATGCATCCAACTCATACTTGTGAAGGGGCTGTGGGAACGACAGGGCATCAAGCAACTAGGAGTTGGGTGGCCAGTATAATAAAGGAGAAACTGAAAGCTTATCCTAACTATAAGCCCAAGGATATTGTTAATGACATCAAACAAGAATATGGAATTCAGCTTAACTACTTCCAGGCTTGGCGGGGGAAGGAGATTGCAAGGGAGCAGCTTCAGGGTTCATATAAAGCAGCATATAGTCAGTTACCTTTCTTTTGTGAGAAAATAATGGAGGCCAATCCCGGAAGTCTAGCTTTGTACACTACAAAGGAAGACTCGAGCTTCCATCGTCTCTTTCTATCATTTCATGCTTCTTTGCATGGTTTCCAACAGGGTTGCCGACCGTTGATTTTCCTTGATAGCATTCCATTGAAGTCAAAATACCAAGGAACCTTGTTAGCAGCAACAGCTGCCGATGCTGATGATGGTGTATTCCCTGTTGCTTTTGCCATTGTTGATGCTGAATCTGATGATAACTGGCATTGGTTTTTACTTCAGCTCCAATCAGTGCTGTCAACATCTTGTCCCATAACGTTTGTTGCAGGCAGTGAGCACAGGCTAAAAGATTCAATTGCCGAGATATTTGAAGGCTCGTTTCATGGATACTGCCTCCGATACTTAACTGAGCAACTATTTAGAGACTTGAAAGGACAGTTTTCTCATGAGATAAAACGGTTAATGGTCGAGGATTTATATGCTGCTGCTTATGCAGCCAAACCTGAAGGCTTCCAAACCAGTTTGGATAACATTAAAAGTATTTCTGTAGATGCTTATAATTGGATTGTGCAAAGTGGACCTGAGAATTGGGCGAATTCATTTTTTCAGGGTACTAGGTATAATCACATGACATCAAACTTTGGTGAACTGTTCTATAGTTGGGCTTCAGATGCAGATGAATTACCAATAACACAGATGGTTGATGTGATAAGAAGTAAGATCATGGAGTTGATTGTTGCCAGAAGAGAAGCATCTGATCAATGGGTGACTAGGCTGACTCCATCCATGGAGGAAAAGCTTAGTGCGGAAAGCCGGAAAGCTCATTCACTTCAATTTGTATTATGTGGCAGCAGCACGTATGAAGTTTGCGGTGACACCAATGAGGTGGTCGATCTTGACCGATGGGAATGTAGTTGTAAAGCCTGGCAGCTGACTGGTATACCATGCTGCCATGCTATTGCTGTTATCAGCGGTGTCAACCGGAGTGTGTATGATTTTTGCTCTAGATTTTTCACAAGCGAGATATACAGATTGACTTATTCAGAGGCTGTGCTGCCAATTCAATATGTAGATGCGCCTGCTGCAAAAGATTCTCAGCTTTTGGTAACAGTTACACCCCCTTCTACCCGACGACCACCAGGCCGACCGGCAACAAAGCGATATGGCTCTGAAGATGTAGTCAAGCGCCAACTCCAATGCAGCCGATGCAAAGGATTAGGGCACAACAAGTCCACTTGCAAGGAGCAATCATAG